The following is a genomic window from Helicobacter sp. NHP19-003.
AGCTCTTGTTTTAAAATCTCTGTGATTTGGGCTTGGTCTAAATGGGAGTTGCGATCGGGGTTTAAGAGGCAAGAAGTGGTGGTTAAGATCGTCCCCGCCCCATCACTCTCGACACTTCCCCCCTCTAGGACAAAATTAACAAAGCGCAAGGGATACTTTAAGAGTCCCTTTTGGGCGAGCTTGGAGCTGATCGCATTGTCTAAGTTGGCTTGGTATTTGCCCCCCCATGCGTTGAAAATAAAATCCAAATAAAGGGCAATGCCATTGGTTTCTACGCACAAAGGCCCAAAGTCCCTAGCCCATGTGTCGTTGCTAGCGCATAAGGCGATCTGCACTTGGCTGATTTTAGCCAAGCTATCTTGGCTCTCAGTGTCGTTGGGGTGCACACAAACAATCATGTTTTGGTAGCGGCTTAGGGCGTAAATGGTGTTGTAAAAGCACTCTTGCGCCTCCTCCAAATACGCTCCCCAGTCTGTGGCAGCGTGTGGATATGCCATTAAAATGGCCGTTTGCTCTTCCCACTCAGCCTTTAATCTCTTCATAGCGTCCCTTTAGTATAATGCCTGTTATTATAGCGCACAAGGGGTATTATGTTGCTTGGCATTGAGAGCAGTTGCGATGACAGTTCGCTCGCACTCACAGACCTACAAAGCACCAAATTGCTTTGGCACTCTAAAATCTCCCAAGAAGGTGCGCACAGCCCCTATGGGGGCGTTGTGCCTGAACTTGCCTCGCGCCTACACGCCCTAAACCTTCCCCTTTTGGCCCAAAGGGCAAGGGACTTTTTAGGCAGCTTTGGCGCGCTTAAAGCCATTGCGATCACCACTTGCCCGGGCTTGAGTGTTGCCCTTTTAGAAGGGTTGATGTTGGCTAAAACCCTAGCTTTGGGGCTAAAAATCCCCTTAATTTCTGTGGATCACTTGCAAGCGCATATTTTTTCGCTCTTCATTGACAAACCCCTAGTGTTTCCCCTAAGCGTGTTGCTCGTGTCGGGTGGACACACGCTCATTGTAGAGGTTAAGAGCCCCCAAGAGATGCACATTGTGGCGCAAAGCATGGACGACAGCCTAGGCGAAAGTTTTGACAAGGTGTCTAAGATGTTAGGTTTGGGCTATCCGGGCGGTCCTGTGGTGGAGAGTTTGGCCAAAGCCTGCCCCCCACAAGAGGCCCTACAATTCACCTTGCCGCTTAAAGACCATAAGGGGCTTGCCTTTAGCTTTTCGGGGCTTAAAAACGCCGTGCGCCTAGCTATTTTGCAAGAGAGAGAAAAGGGGGGGTTAAACCAGAGTTTTAAAGCCCGCTTGTGTGCCGGGTTTCAAAAAACAGCCACCGCCCACTTGCTGCAAAACCTGCGCCGTTACTTTGCAAACAGCCCCATCAAAACTCTAGGGCTTGTGGGGGGAGTGAGCGCAAATTTCTACATTAGAGAGTGCATCCATGCCCTTTGTGAAGAATTTGGGTGTGATTTATTGTTAGCCCCCCTAGAATTTTGCAGCGATAATGCGGCAATGGTCGCAAGAGTGGGCGTGGAGCTGTTTAGATGTAAAGATTTTTCCCCCTTACATGGTACGGACATCAGCCCGCACACCCGTTTACCTTATGTGGGTTAATTTTTGTGCGGCGATCAAGGGCGTTTATCCTTTATCCAGATTGTGCGTGGAACTCCGTTTTTTAGGGCAAAAATGTAAGCACTTGGTAATTTTAGTTGTGCTAGAATCGCCGTGTCCGCCGTTTGGGGAAGGAAATGACCTTGT
Proteins encoded in this region:
- a CDS encoding agmatine deiminase family protein — protein: MKRLKAEWEEQTAILMAYPHAATDWGAYLEEAQECFYNTIYALSRYQNMIVCVHPNDTESQDSLAKISQVQIALCASNDTWARDFGPLCVETNGIALYLDFIFNAWGGKYQANLDNAISSKLAQKGLLKYPLRFVNFVLEGGSVESDGAGTILTTTSCLLNPDRNSHLDQAQITEILKQELGAQQILWLEVQPLEGDDTDGHVDTLARFLDANTIAYVSCSDRNDPHYDNLKNMEAQLKRLRNLEDKRYELLPLPMPSPKFYQNERLPATYANFLWVNNNKQKVLFVPTYGDPADGKALKILEDYTGVEVVGVDCSVLIRQKGSLHCATMQLY
- the tsaD gene encoding tRNA (adenosine(37)-N6)-threonylcarbamoyltransferase complex transferase subunit TsaD; the encoded protein is MLLGIESSCDDSSLALTDLQSTKLLWHSKISQEGAHSPYGGVVPELASRLHALNLPLLAQRARDFLGSFGALKAIAITTCPGLSVALLEGLMLAKTLALGLKIPLISVDHLQAHIFSLFIDKPLVFPLSVLLVSGGHTLIVEVKSPQEMHIVAQSMDDSLGESFDKVSKMLGLGYPGGPVVESLAKACPPQEALQFTLPLKDHKGLAFSFSGLKNAVRLAILQEREKGGLNQSFKARLCAGFQKTATAHLLQNLRRYFANSPIKTLGLVGGVSANFYIRECIHALCEEFGCDLLLAPLEFCSDNAAMVARVGVELFRCKDFSPLHGTDISPHTRLPYVG